The sequence TTGGAGCTCTCGGTATGTGCCAGAGTTCGGTTCTGGAATGTTCCACGAAATGTATTCTCATTTCTCTGGTTTTCGCCAAGGTATCCTTCCTCCTGCAGTCTAACTAGGATAACAGTGCGGAATGCAAGCGCACTTTCTGACACGGCTGCGGACAACCACTAGAGGTGGAATGCAAGCACTCGTTCACCCTACACGCGTTAGATAACCCCAGCTGTTCAAACTTAACCGAAATTGCCCCCTGCGGCCTGCGTCATAATCggattgtgcttttggcacgtaaagacCCAGAAGGTATTGAAAATGTAACATATGTGTTGCTGTTTACCTGACTACACACCGTGATATATCACGTAGAATATGTCCTGAATAATTACATCTAAATGACCAAAAACGCACTGCCTGCCACGGGCACTTAGTAAATTCTCTTTTACCGAATGTTCATATTCATTTCATGGTTATAAATCATGTGCCTTTATGCTAATAAGCAGAAAAGTTGCTAAATTGTATTATTGGGGAAAGCGCTGATACCAGGAGATGGTAATTGTGGAGACGGCGAAGCGCCATCTCCCCCTTTGAAGGCATTTGGCCTGTAAATGTCATCGGCTCAGTATGAAAGCATTGGTTGTAACCTTTCCACTGCATGCCACGTGCCTCGTGCATTGTGAGATCCGAGCACGGACAAATAGACCCCGGATTCGGCACTCAGTTTGATCAACGTCACTGCGGCTGCGCAGGTCCTGCATCAAGTTCTTCGACCGAGCAGCCGCGGACATCGTCGAGATCTGGAGCGCCTCCGGCATCGACGCCCACGTCTGGACTGCAGTGGCGAGCTTTGACAGCCTCTTCACCCTCGCCGTCGGCAACGTGCTGCAATACGCCATGGAGTCCGTCGTCGACGTGCGCTGGAGAGATGACGACAACGTCTCGTCCTTGGCGGGTGCGTACATCGCAGCGGGCACGGCCATCGCTCGACACCTTGAACCCCACTCTCGCAAGCTCCTCGTCGTACGCGCCATCCTAACCCTCGGCGACATCGTGACGCGCGATCGCGTCCCGCACATTGAACACATCGATGAGATCGTGGCTCAACGGACGTCCCAGCTGCGCTCGGCGTCCGAGACCACGGTGGTCGCTCTTCGTGATCTGGACACCCCGAAGACCAACTGGTCGCGAGTTCTCGCAGATTACGCGAACATGGCCGGCAGGTCAGAGCCTTCGAGCGCGATTGTGCAAGACCAGGCTGGCGTTCGGGGTGTTTTAGAAGAACTCGCAAACGCTGACCTGCGGGCCGTATCCGTGTACCTGACGCTCGTGCCCCTGGCCAAGTTCTTGGTCTTCGAGAGCGAAGGCCAGCGCCGCGTCGTGTCTGGAGCTGACGACCAGGAGAGGCGCACCAAGCGCGAGGCATGCGTCCGCGTCTTGGAGCTGCTGTTCGGGGACGGCTACGGGTCGTGGCTCTCCGCGACCGTCCTGAGACCCGGAGTCGCGGACGACGTCGCACAGATTGTGAAAGACGTGGTGGCGGTCGCCAAAGACACGAACAAGGTTTTCTGGCGCATCCCTTTGAAACACGAACTCGTCGTTGCGCCAGCATGCTTCAGAAGCAGTGAGTAATGCGCGAAACTAAGCTAAACTACGTAAACCTCAAGAAGGTTCCTGAAAGCCGTTTACTATACAGACTATATACTCCGTAATCTTCAGCTTGATTTAGGCTTTCGCATTCAGTGTCCCTTTGTGGACATTTACCGAAAAGACTAGTAATTCATTTTTCGTATAAACTCACACTAATGGCAAGACGACAGTCTTCGGTACTGTGGCTTTTCGCTGTGTTAAAGTCTTCAAGGTGCTATGAATGCAATATATTCCTACTCAATCTCAAACATTATTGTAAACCTCCTTGTCCCATATTCCGCTTTACTGAACAGTGATTCGCCGATCCGAGGGAGGGCTACCGGAACCACCGGTCCAGGATGCTTCCGTGCCGCCGAAGCTCAGAACGGACTTCGTCTCGAACACGATCCTCTTCTCCCGCCAACGAAGCCGCAACGGTGAGACGTGCGAGCCGCTGATCAGTCTGGCTGCGACTGCCATGCGTTGGGATGATGCTGAAGCACCGCTGCGCCTTCTCGTGCCGGACTTCTACCATGCCGGCTCCACCGAGGCAGCCGTCAACTACGGCACGCTTGCGTACCATCTGGCCGCGATCAGTTTCCGAACGGCGCTGTCCAAGAATTGGACTTCGTCGTCCGACTATGCTCCCTGCATCGCACACTACGTCCTTACCCGCCTCAGAATGTTCCCGCCTGGACTTAGCTGGGACCACGTCATCGGTCGCCACTGGGCTCTCCAGGTGGCGCTGTGGGCGGCCGCCAATCGCGACTCCGAATTCAACTCGAGCGTAGACCTctcgaggcttttctttctgcGCTTCGGACACACGTGCTGCTCGCAAGCGGCGGTTCCACTTCAACCTCGCGAATACGATGACGTCAGCGAGACTGTCAAATCGCGGGCGTCGTGCAACGCCGTTGCCATGCCGGCGCCTGCCTTTGCCTATGCGTTCAGTTGTGCAGGCATGTCCCGCATGGAGTGCTGAGCGCGCGGCACCTGTAAGATATTCGCGTCGCACCAAAGTTTGACCAATTGTCCCCGTTCTCCCTGAAGTATGAAGTCTGACGACGCAGCTTTATGGttcctttcttgctttctttacctcttttttattgtttacctAATGTATTAAATATATGGTATCGTATCTAGCAGCACATTCATATATCTGTCGTATCTGCCCACACTCATATATGCTAAACGTTTTTAAAGATAATGCTATAGTGAACTATTAGAAAGCATTCACAATTCTACCATTTCTTTTTGATCCTCAAACATTGGACAATAACGCAGTCTtagtgttttttgtttctttacagTTTACTCAGTCCTCCTTCAATATATTTGATATTGGATAGTTAACCGTGGGATATTTCCCCATGGGACAGTATCCCATAACTATAGATAGGCAAAATAATCGATAATCACTCAGACTGAATAATACAGTGCACATTTAACTTAGGGCTCACACAGACGCGCCAAAATTGTGCTCACATGGGCTTACTCGGACTCGCTTACCTGATCGTTTCCTGCTGGCTCACTCGGACTCAAGCTTACCCGTATTCACTCGCAACACTGGATCAATCAGACCCACGAAATTATTGGCTGGGACTCATTCAATCTCGTGGAGTTGCTTGCGCTCACCTGCTTGATTCACACTTTTGAACTCACGCTTGGCAGATACGTGAGCAGCGGAGCCAACAGAGCTGATTGGGGATGATAACCATGACGGGCAGTGGTGCTCAGGTTTTTTGCACACACCTTCCCGTCATATGGCCGCAATAACCAGCCGTCATTTATTTAATATAGCCCTTAGATTCGATGCAAACCCTTTTGACACCAGCAAAGAGTTGTGATCTTGGGGTTGGGCACTTGGTATTTCGGTACACAGAAATTTGGAggagggggcaggggggggggggggggcatgcgcTTTGTGTTCGGGCTATGCTACGCTCACTCACAGAATAACTTTCGCCCACTTGGACTCATTCGGGCTCACTCATAGTCACGAGTGCGTCTCGGTTGGGGTAAGTCTACTCATTAGTTAACCGACTTCTTCTCCCATGACAATGTTTTGTGACGTTTTCTTCGCTATGAGACACAGGCAAACTGCCGATAGTGTAGGCAAAGTTTACTCccgcgtgtgtgtgtttacgcTGCTATttagcttcattttatttatttaataaggGACCCTAATGGAACGTGTTACAGAAGGGATCAGGCACAGACGAAGCACCTAAAGAAATATGAGAGAAAATCATGGCATGCGAGCGATGCAGTTATACGAGATCACAATTTTAAAGCGTACGGCATAAAATTGCGAAATCATTGACGCATATGCATTACACAGTCTTTGTTAACAGAGGGAAACCTAACCAAGAAGATAAGTAGTCATTTAAACCACGAATAAATCACAATGAACAGTTGATAGCGGTAAAATTTTGCGGAAGGCCATTCTAGTGAGCAGGCTGCTCTGAAAAAGGAAAAGCTTCCTCGGCCTCATTATAGAATTTGTCGACGCATCAAATGCATGAATATTAGCTGCATTGCGATTGGCAACGAGGCTGCAAAcgatttcttgaacgctacgcaccgtCAAGAGAAgcaatatcttctttttttttcataaaagaaaacactggtATGTCCCAAAAGGTTTGCCCGAAATAACTGGCATCAATGCTTCCCTGGTATTCGTCTattcaataagtaaagaaaatatcacagaactatagaactatatcagttcgaaaccagcaaagcagtgcatgctgctgatgtGAAAGATTTAAAGTctgtgaaatgaacaagttcatgagaagtattttaatgaaactttgccaTTCAAGAACCTGGTTTAGATTTTTGTACATAAGCAACGGCCAGGGAAGaatgtcaatgacgctgtcctttgttccaatgtattgcgcaggagcaggtGTCACCGGTcctgtattgtaattgcaccgaaattatggtcgcaacagagagcacatataaaaagccggagttctgcaaaatatatcagggtgagtcaaatgaaagtgagcgaatGCGAATATAtcacaaacggggtactttatttaaaagcagtCTTCATGAGTATTTACACGTTtatcccactgactaacgagtcgcgtgattcccgtctcataaatgtccttgggttgctgcttcaagaaGTCCGTAACTTAgactttcacgtcatcatccgacacgaatctggttcccttgagctgtttcttcaattgccccaaaatgacGAAGTCGCAAGGctacaggtctgggctgtatggcgaaTGTGTAAATGTTTTcctcttgaactttgccagttttgtattaaccacatcatcGATGTGGGCACGGTCATAGTCGCGGAGCAAGATGaacccattcgtcaattttccacgtcgtttgctcttgattgcgacaggcagccgatccggcgtttcaatGTATCGGAAATTATTGATAGtttctcaagatttagcaaattctatcagtaatggcccctgacgatcggaaaaaaaaaaggaaagtcaaCACtcttccggcggaaatgacggcgtttcctttctttgggggtggtgaattcgaatgtttccccTGTAAGCTTtaccgtcgtgtttcaggctcgtagtagtggcaccatgattcatccCCGGTCACAGTCGCCGACAAGacatcgtcacccttattgtcatAGCGGATCAAATgaatcaaggcagcgccgaacctctccgtcttctgacAGGGTTTCAagatcttgggcatccattgagcacacaagagcggataaacgagatgttcatgaataatggtctgaaccgaaccgtgactgatgttcacaggctccgccagttcatcgatgcttatcctccgttcttgtctaatcagctcatcaacattTGCAATTGTGTTTGGTCTGATTGCACGGTGACTTTGGttcggtcttggatcgtctttgcaactttcatgtcCCTCTCCGAACAGTTTGttcgaacgcttcacagtggccaatgaaatgcaatgttaaacgtacacagcagccatacggcgactcgtttctttttgggaaacaccctcagctgtcaaaaacctcacgacgcCGCTGTTAAACTTTtcgagtgtccattatgtcacgcaactgTGTTCAACACCTGTGTGTCACCTTTGTAAacgagagatgcctgtgtgctagcGGCGCATGCTTCGTAGATAACCATTATTGCACGGGGTTGGTTAACtccctttcatttgactcgccctcgtacattagaaatgcgaagatacaatggaatatgcaaatgcgaagatacagcttgataaagcggaaaaaagtgtcactggaaacaaagttcactgcacgtatacacaagatctcgcaacaagatatttaaatatacgtataagtttcCAATAAATATGCGTATCTAAGAAGAAGTCGCTATATAtcatgcgtcaaacaaggcaaataagcatGTCGCGCATACACATATTGACAAATCACAGAATCCTAGCCCCTCGCCCTCCATCCATTCCCCCCTACGCATCGCGCGCGATGAAAGGCGGGGCGCTTCGTCCTCGCTTTTcccccttgcgcacgcaagactgagccaccatcgccgactcactcgcccccccccccccccccaggctttcactcgcacatacagcatgcggcgcgcggtgacgatgttatcgcccttggacctatacggaacatgacggcgacggcaggaatgcgcctggagcgtccatacaattgctatcgcaataatatagtaagagtatctaGCAACTAAAGCGTACCGTGGCCCATTACCTTCCCGCAAGAGAAGAAGCAACAAAActaaactttcaccatgcgacaattctcTGCGCCGTAACAACGTAtatcttggggggggggggggggaggagggagggggggaaccGACACGAAAGAATGCAGTGGATAGCATGTTgttcacaatcgaatgcctactttgggcacctaatgtgccTACCGAAGAAATATCGAATAAAACGTGGAACGCTTGGTCGACAGAGAATCATacacatactgctcggtatcctacaccggccaGACAAAGCTTTCCGGAGTGGTCGCACTCATGCGACCGCGTTGCGATCCGTCCAGTCCCCACagcgatggcggcgagcgaccattgtttctttttctcgtctgctagccagaaagcgtccagagCTCAAGATAAAATGGAAGTCTCCCCGGGAAATCTACGGCCGTGGTGgtcggccgcgctgctcagctcagaactccaacaCCAACGTCGGGCCGTCCAGCGAGGCATGGAGgtcgcacgggagcagcagctcccagttgTCATCAAGGCGGCCCCAGGTCcaggcctcccaatcgccggattccaaataaagttatctcacTCGCTCGcactgccaggcgaaaatccgctcgtccagagaaaaacgaacgcgcaccgaagtgcgcggCGCGAGGGTCGGTGCAACACGAAAAACGCAAgccctctggctggctctggcagcccgcggatagcgagagagagagagagagaaacaactttattcggtccactatagacgtaagcaagctccacgtcacctggctaggcccactcggggaccatcaggtgaaacctgacggccctctcgcgagccctctggactgccaggatttgagaggtctgatcctgggccttaattaacttcatcatttcctcttgagtgaaagggggaccggcagaggcgcagccccacaggacatgttcgaagtgcgcataatcaccacacagagggcagtccgggcttgggaaccgttcggggtacattgtgtgcagcgccgcggggctcaggtaagtgcttgtttgcagaagccttagagtgactgcctgggcctacacagcgaggagtgcggcgaaggtaggagtcttcttgacagataattatatttgcagatttcgttttacgagcagagaggctcgggtcacccaggagaggacgcgttgcccagcgcacggtcagtcaaacctcgtgcagccgagtgcgcctcctcgttggggttgatcgaggcaccctcaatggttccaaggtgcgcagggaaccaggccaaagagtgatgtttcatgtctttggcactttggatgatacgtagggcctggggagccaccattcccatctgaaaggccctgacagcggccttggaatcagaataaattgtgtcatgtacactgtccgttaatgcaagagcaatagcaacctgctctgcaacgctggaattagaagtgcggacggtagcgcagctaaggattttagaatcaccgtcgatgaccactgaggagagggc comes from Dermacentor andersoni chromosome 9, qqDerAnde1_hic_scaffold, whole genome shotgun sequence and encodes:
- the LOC129384000 gene encoding uncharacterized protein — protein: MTGLCPSSVSFWVENLGNACLTVECEQAVLELKSSIDTFVDPCKDFYGFSCGQWGRANGHVSYMEAQHIAYVDAVNAALWDTGGLGAAAPDSSTLPLSVVYRSCIKFFDRAAADIVEIWSASGIDAHVWTAVASFDSLFTLAVGNVLQYAMESVVDVRWRDDDNVSSLAGAYIAAGTAIARHLEPHSRKLLVVRAILTLGDIVTRDRVPHIEHIDEIVAQRTSQLRSASETTVVALRDLDTPKTNWSRVLADYANMAGRSEPSSAIVQDQAGVRGVLEELANADLRAVSVYLTLVPLAKFLVFESEGQRRVVSGADDQERRTKREACVRVLELLFGDGYGSWLSATVLRPGVADDVAQIVKDVVAVAKDTNKVFWRIPLKHELVVAPACFRSMIRRSEGGLPEPPVQDASVPPKLRTDFVSNTILFSRQRSRNGETCEPLISLAATAMRWDDAEAPLRLLVPDFYHAGSTEAAVNYGTLAYHLAAISFRTALSKNWTSSSDYAPCIAHYVLTRLRMFPPGLSWDHVIGRHWALQVALWAAANRDSEFNSSVDLSRLFFLRFGHTCCSQAAVPLQPREYDDVSETVKSRASCNAVAMPAPAFAYAFSCAGMSRMEC